A segment of the Collimonas fungivorans genome:
TAAGGTGAGCCGCCCGCTGAAGAAAAAGGCGACGCGCGCCGCCAAAACCGCGACGCCGGATGCTGGCGGCGAGGGCAAGCCGTTCGGGGCTTTGCAATAAGCCGGCAAGCGTCAAATATTGTTTTTAAAGTAATTAAAGTACCACCGCGGTCCGGCTTGGCATGCCGGCCGCCACCTCGCCGCCGCTGTCACTCGCCGGTAACGCCAGCGCTGTAAATTATTGAGACATGGCGTTGCGACGGCCTCAAATACCGATATAATTTCAGATCGGCAATACTTCTGCCGCATATTCGTTCCATCAGTTATAGCGGGAAAAGCCGACGTCCTCATCCAGGATCGTGGCTTAAATAGCTGCTCTATGCAAAGCCATTCCTTTTGCAAAACGGAGAATGCCAATGTATCCAAACCCTTCTGCAATGCTGGCCCGGGTAGGCCGCTTCAACCAGGACCGGCGCCTGGTCCGGATCAAGACCCCGTTGGATGCCGACCTGCTGCTGGTGCACCGGATGTACGGCAGCGAAGCGCTGTCCAAGCCGTTCCAGCTGACGCTGGAATTACTGTCGCCGTACGACCAGCTTGAACTCAAGCAACTGGTCGGCCAGCCGGTGCTGCTGACCATGCTGACCGCTGGCGACGAGCGCCATTTCCATGGTTTTGTCCAGGAATTCAGCCGCACCGGCAGTGACGGCGGCCTGGCGACTTACCAGGCGCAGCTGGCGCCGTGGTTTTCCTTCCTCGACTACGCCAGCAACTGCCGCGTGTTCCAGGACCAGTCGGTGCTCGATATCGCCCAGGAAGTATTCAGCAAATACGGCCAGCTGGCCGATTACCGCTTTGACCTGATTGCCGGCCGCTATCCAAAACTGCCGTACTGCGTGCAGTACAACGAATCCGATTTCACCTTCGTCTCGCGCCTGCTGGAGGATGCCGGCATCTACTACAGCTTCGAGCACAGCGAGAGTGGCCACAAGCTGGTGCTGGCCGACGACTCCACCCAGTGCAAGCCGCTGGACGGCGACGCCACCGTGCGTTTTCAGCCCAACCAGGAATTGCAGGCCAGCGACGTGCTGGACGACTGGCGGCCGCGGCGCCGGGTCGGGCCTTCGGTGCACAGCATCAAGAGTTTCGATTTCAAGCAGCCGCGCAATCCGCTCGCGGTCGAACTGAAGAACGATGCGCCGCGCGGCACCCTGCCGCAATTCGAGCATTACGCTTACGATGGCGCGGCCAGCTACGGCAACAGCTCGGTCGGCGAGCAGCTGACTGCGGTGCGCGCCGAGGAAGCCGGCTGGCAAACCAAGCTGTTTGAAGGCGCCGGCACTACCCGGGTGCTGGAGATTGGCCGCTATTTCGACCTCAGCGGCCATTTCGAGCATGAGGACGACGACCAGACCGAACATCGCTTCATGGCGCTGCAGGTCAGCCACGATGCCCGCAACAATTTCTCCAGCGATTTCAGCGAAGCCCAGGATTGCATGTACCGGGTCGAGGTCAGCGCGCTGCGCCGCAAGATTCCGTACAGGCCCTTGCGCGAGACCGCCAGGCCGCGCATGCCGGGGCCGCAGACGGCGACCGTGGTGGGACCGAAAGGCGAGGAGATCTGGCACGACAAATACGGCCGCGTCAAATTGCAGTTCCACTGGGACCGGCTGGGCCAGTTCAACGACCAGAGTTCTTGCTGGGTGCGGGTCGCCAGCCCCTGGGCCGGCAGCGGCATGGGCGGGGTTTCGGCGCCGCGCGTCGGGCAGGAAGTGGTGGTCGATTTCCTCGATGGCAATCCGGACCGGCCGATCATCACCGGCCGCGTCTACAACGCCGACAACATGCCGCCGTTCGGCCAGGAAGTCAGCGGCATGCGCTCCAAGACGGTGCGCGGCGGCGGCTTCAATGAAGTCACCATGCACGACACCGGCGGCAGCGAACTGCTCAACATGCATGCCCAGCGCGACATGGCGGTGACGGTGCTGAACGACCATAACAGCACCGTCAACAACAACAAGGCGACCAAGGTAGCGGTCAACCATAGCCTGAATGTCGGCGCCAACCAGGATATCTCGGTGGGCGGCAACCGCGGCGCCACGGTCACCGGCAACGATACCCGCACCGTCACCGGCACCTCCACCGCCACCGTTACCGGCGCGGTGACGCAGACCTACCAGGCGGGCCAGAAACGCACCATCACTGCCGCCGGTTATAACGAAAACATCACCGGCGACTACGGCAGCACTCTGGTCGGCAACTATAGCGGCAGCACCAGCGGCAACTGGAAAAGAGATATCACCGGCACGCTCACCCATACCGTTACCGGCGCGGTCAGCGACACCATGCATGCCGGCCGCGAAGTGACGGTAACCGGCACCGACAAGCGCACGGTGACCGGCCCGGTAGAAGACGGCAACACAGGCGCGCGCCTGCTGTCGGTGACCGGCAACATGCAGCATGAAGTGTCCGGCACCCACAGCGTGTATTCCGGCTCCGACCAGACAATTACTTCGGGCAGCAAGGTTGACCTGATGGT
Coding sequences within it:
- a CDS encoding type VI secretion system Vgr family protein; its protein translation is MYPNPSAMLARVGRFNQDRRLVRIKTPLDADLLLVHRMYGSEALSKPFQLTLELLSPYDQLELKQLVGQPVLLTMLTAGDERHFHGFVQEFSRTGSDGGLATYQAQLAPWFSFLDYASNCRVFQDQSVLDIAQEVFSKYGQLADYRFDLIAGRYPKLPYCVQYNESDFTFVSRLLEDAGIYYSFEHSESGHKLVLADDSTQCKPLDGDATVRFQPNQELQASDVLDDWRPRRRVGPSVHSIKSFDFKQPRNPLAVELKNDAPRGTLPQFEHYAYDGAASYGNSSVGEQLTAVRAEEAGWQTKLFEGAGTTRVLEIGRYFDLSGHFEHEDDDQTEHRFMALQVSHDARNNFSSDFSEAQDCMYRVEVSALRRKIPYRPLRETARPRMPGPQTATVVGPKGEEIWHDKYGRVKLQFHWDRLGQFNDQSSCWVRVASPWAGSGMGGVSAPRVGQEVVVDFLDGNPDRPIITGRVYNADNMPPFGQEVSGMRSKTVRGGGFNEVTMHDTGGSELLNMHAQRDMAVTVLNDHNSTVNNNKATKVAVNHSLNVGANQDISVGGNRGATVTGNDTRTVTGTSTATVTGAVTQTYQAGQKRTITAAGYNENITGDYGSTLVGNYSGSTSGNWKRDITGTLTHTVTGAVSDTMHAGREVTVTGTDKRTVTGPVEDGNTGARLLSVTGNMQHEVSGTHSVYSGSDQTITSGSKVDLMVGGAGISIVGSEIIITAGGSIIKINGGGVSINGSKINLNS